The following DNA comes from Anaerosoma tenue.
CTCGCGTCTCGGCTCGGCCGAGGTGGGAGGGGAGTCGGTCGCATGGATGCCGAAGGTCGATGTCAAGCGCAAGGACGACGACATCGTCGTGCGTGCGGAGCTTCCGGGCATCGACCCGGCCGACGTGGACGTCGAGGTCACGGACGGCGTGCTCACGATCCGCGGGGAGCGCAAGCAGGAAGAGAAGCAGGAGGGCGAGGACTGGCTCGTGTGCGAGAGCTGCTACGGCAGCTTCGAGCGTTCGCTCACCATTCCCGATGGCGTCGACCCGGCATCCATCACCGCCGACTACAAGGACGGCATTCTGATGGTGCACGTTCCCAAGGCGCTTGAGGCCGCGCGTCCGAAGACGACCAAGATCGAGATCGGGTCGTCGGCAGGCGCGCCTGAGCTCGAGGGTGCGCAGGAGTAGCGCCGCTACGGTGGCACCGCAGCCGTGCCGGCATGCCAGCCTGAGAACGGGGCCCCGCACAGGGGCCCCGTTCCGTGCTCAGGGTCCGCTCATCGCCGCCGAGCGGTCAGTCGTGCCGTTCGTCACGGAATGCCGCTCGTCAACATCGGTCTTGCGCCGGTGGGCCGTGATGCCGATAGGCATGACAGGTGGTGTCATCGCCGGGAGGTGGCTGCGACGGACCTGAGCGCTGCTGATATGGGAGTCCTTACGCCGGGACTGTGGGATCCCCGGCGCATCTCGATGCTGCTCGAGGGCGCTCCGTTTCCTGCTGCGTTGTGGTCCGGCAGCGAGCTCCGCTTCACCTGGATGAACACGACCTTCCTCGACCTCCTCGGCGAGGTCCGTCCCCGGTGGGACCTCCTCGGCATGCCCGTGAAGGGCTTCCTGTCGGATTCCCGCTCGGCCTCGCGCTTCATAGACGTGGCGTACACCGGGCATCCGATCACGGTGCCCGAGTATGAGTTCCGCTCGCCATGGGGTGAGAAGTCGTACTGGCAGCTCTCGTATCTGCCGGTCCCGGGGCGTGTGTCGGACCCGCACAACGTGCTCTTCTTCGGGGTGGACGTCACTGCGACCGTCCGCGACCGTCTCGAGAGCGAGGAAGTCGCGCGCGATCTGCGGCGCGCGACCGGCCTGATCGACGTCACCGTGCTCTCCTCGCTCGATGCGGAGGACATCCTGCAGCGCGTGCTGGTGGAGGCCACCGAGGCGCTCGGCGCCGACTGGGGGTGGCTGGCCGACCGGGAGGCGGACGCATGGGTGTTCCGCAACGTGCACGGGTGGCCGATCGAGGCCACGGGCCTGCGGTTCACCGAGGACGACCTCTCGCTGCCGGGATACGCGGCCCGTATCGGGCGGGCGCTCGCGGTCTCGCAATCGGACGCGAAGCGCCGCGAGGAGTTCGAGCTGATGCTCAAGCACGATATCGGCGGGTTCGCGCTCGTCCCGGTGAAGAGCAGGGGCGACATCACCGCGGTCATGGGCTTCTGCTGGGATGCGGACCTGGCGTTCGGCGATGCCCATCAGGAGTTGTTGCACAAGCTCGAGCTCTCGCTGTCCCTGGCGTTGGAGAACGCGCGTCAGTATGCCGCCGAGCGTTCGCTCACGCGGTCGCTGCGAAGCGCCTTCTTCACTGCGCCGGCGGCGGTGGAAGGCTTCGAGATGGGGCACCTGTATCACGCGGTCTCGGGCTCCGGGCACGTGGGTGGCGACTTCTACGACGTGGTGCCGCTGCCGGGCTCGCAGATCGGCGTGCTGATCGGCGACACCGCGGGCCACAGCATCGAGAGCGCCGGTCTGACGGCGCTCGTGAAGAACGCCATGCGCTCCGAGGCGCTCCACCTTCCGTCGCCCCGTTCGGTGATCTCTCGCGCCAACGAGCTCGTGCTCCGGGGCGCCGAGCCCCATGAGTTCGTGTCGGCGTTCTTCGGCACGATCGACGCGGTCAGCGGCCGTATGGCGTACAGCCTCGCGGGCCATCCACCCGCGGTCGTCGCACGCACGGGAGAAGCGCCGGCGCTGCTGGCACAGGACGGGACGGCGCTGGGCACTGCGGGCAGGACCGAGTACGGCGACCACGAGACCACGCTCGACATGGGGGATCTCCTGGTGCTGTACACAGACGGGTTGCTCGAGGCACGCTCCCCGTCGGGCGAGCCCTTCGGTACTGAGCGGCTGCTCCAGGCGGTCCACGAGCATGCCGACGAGAGCGCCGAGCACATCCCGGAGTCGCTGTTCCTCAAGGCCTTCAGCTTCGCCGATGGCCACCTCGCCGACGACATCGCGATCGTCGCGCTTCGTCGAACCTCGGCTCCCGGCGGTATCGAGCAGCCACGGCTCGACCTGGGTGCTGCCGTCGCCTGAGCGCGTCATCGGCTTCGCGCCTGCCGGGTGTGCATCATACGTAGGGCGGAAGCCCCTTCGATGCTACGATATCGGTGCACCGCCGCCGTGCGGTCGCGTGCTCGTCGAAGCGAGGCGGATGTGAAGGGGGCCGACATGCGGTGTCCGAATTGCCAGACCGAGGTCCGTGACGGCGCTGCGTTCTGCGGGTCGTGCGGCGCCGCGATACCGCAGGGGGCGCCCGCCGGGACGGAACAGCCTACAGCGCCGATGACGCCTCCAGCCGCCGCGGCGCCCGCCGGGGCCGCAGTGGACCAGGCGCAGGCGGAGTACGAGCGGCAGATGGCCGAATATCGGGCCAAGCAGGCGGAGTACGAGCGGCAGAAGGCCGCTTACGACCAGCAGCAGGCGCCCTACCAGCAGCCCACGCAGGTCATGCCGCCGGCACAGGGACAGCCGGGCTATGCGCAGCCCGGGTACGTCCAGCCGCCGCCACCGCCGAAGAAGAAGACCGGACTCGTCATCGGCATCGTCGCAGCGGTCGTGGTGGTGCTCATCGGGCTTGTGGTCGGCGGCATCCTCATCGCGCGCAACCTCGCCGATGACGCCATACAGGACCTGGAGGCGTCGATCGAGCAACCCGTCGTCGAGGAGGCCACAGGGGAAGAAACCGAAGCGGACGCGGGTGGTGCGGCAGCGCCGTCCGGCTATGCCACCGCCGATGAAGCCGTGGCCGCCGCACTGGCCGAGGACGACGCGGGCGACTGGGTCTACCAGATCTACGATGAGGACGGCGACACGATCACCTACTGGGCAGGGCCGCCCAACAGCGAGTGGGTCTCGGAGATAACCGTTCAGCGTGGCCCCGACGGTTCGTGGACCGTGACCGGCGCGGCTCCTCTGGAGTTCGGCGGCGATGTGCCGATGTCTGCTGGCGATGAGGCCGCGTTCATCGTGCTCGAGTTCCTCACGGCCGTACAGCAGGATCGCGCCGAGGACGCCCACGGCTTCACCGTGGAGCCGTTCAGCCTCGATCCGGCGAGCGCCTCCTACTCCAACGGGGAGCTCACGGCGTTCGAGGTGCTTGCGGTGGAGGAGCAGTCGGATGGCACCGTGTGGGTGACCACCAGCGAGACGTGGTACGGCAACACCGAGAGCTGGAGCTACTACGTGGTCCCCACGGAGATCGGCTACCGCATCTCGAGTCTCGAGCCGGCCTGAGACGCTGTGCCCGGCAGTGTCACTGACCGCGCTCGAGCACTGAGCGCGCGTAGTCCAGGCCGGCGGCGGGCGCCGGGTGGAGCGACTTGCTCGTGTGCCAGTGCTGGACGTCGCGGTAGTACCGGTGCATGCCGGTGATGCCAAGGGCGAGATAGGCGCGCTCCAGCTCGGGGAGCGTGTCGATGAGGTGCTGCAGGTGGAGCAGCACCGCATGCTGCGCGTCCTCGTCCTCGGGATCCGCCGGCTTCTCGTTGGCGCAGCGGTACTCTCCCGGCTTGAGGACTGAGAGCGTTCCGGTCCATACCGCGCGTGGCTCGGTGGAAGCCTCGGCGACGATGTCCATGCCCCGGGTCAGATGTACCTTCTCGCCGTCGGAGCCCGCGATGTCACGGACGGCCTCATCCATCCACTCCACCAGCTGGTCCGCCGTGTCGCGGAAGCTGAGGAAGAAGAGTATCCGGGCGTAGTGCATGAGGAAGAGCAGGATGGCGTTGTAGCTCTGCTCCTGCCTGTCCGAGCCGTCCGACCACGCTTCCACCTGCGCCGTGTCGCCGTCGAGGAACGCCACGCGCACCGTTGCGATCGGCGTCTTCCTGGACAAGAGTCCCATGTCGAGCCCCCTTCTCTCTGCGTGGTACAGACTAGCATGTGCGGATGGAACGGTGCGGACCCTTGCCCGGCCACCAGCATGTGGCACAATGCAGGAGTCCATATCTGACGGCCCGCTGACAGGGCCGGGGAGGCGACATCGGGTGGAGATGCGTTCTCGTGGGGTCTTCCGGCAGTGGCCAGCGGGGCTGCTGGCCGAGATAGCCGCCTACACACTGGTGGTGGTCGCGTCGTCGCTCGTCGCCCTCCTCTTCGCCAGGCTGGTCTGATCCCGCCATGTGGGTCGCCCTCGAACGGCGCAACATGCGCGCCATCCTCCATTACACCGGCATGCTGGTGCTCGCCCTTGCGGCGATGATGGTCATCCCGTTCTTGGTGGCGGTCTTCTCGGCCGAGTGGGACCCTGCGCTCGACTACCTCTGTGGCGCCGGCGTGACGGCGGCTGTGGGCGCCCTGCTCGCGCAGGCGGCTCCGCGCGGCGCACCGATCAACAGGCGCGATGCGCTCCTGATCACCGCGCTGGCGTGGCTCGCGGCGTCCCTTGCCGGGGCGGTGCCGCTGGCGCTTTCCGGCCACTGGGGCAGCTATCTCGACGCCTGCTTCGAGGCGATGTCGGGGATCACCACGAGCGGCTTGGTGCTGGTGCAGGACCTCGACCATCTTGCCAACGCCCACAACGTGTGGCGCCATCTGATGCAGCTCATGGGAGGTCAGGGGATCGTGGTGGCCGCGCTTACCGTCGCCCTCGGCGTGCGCGGTGGCGGCGCAATGTCGCTGTACATGGCCGAGGGCCGGGACGAGCGCATCATGCCCAACGTGCTTCACACCGCGCGGTTCATCTGGCTCGTCACCGCGGTGTACGTGGCGCTCGGCATCGTCTCGCTCACGATCGTGAACCTCGTCTCGGGCATGGAGCCCGCCCGCAGCGTGCTCCACGCGTTCTGCAACACGGCGGCGTGCTGGGACACCGGCGGTTTCGGGCCGCAGTCGCAGAACTCGCTCTACTACCACAGCGCCGTGTACGAGGCGATCACAGTGATCCTCATGATCGCGGGCACGTTCAACTTCAACCTGCATGCGCACATCTGGCGTGGCGAGCGGATGGAGATGTTCAAGAACATCGAGGCCCGCACGATGGCGATCAACACGCTGGTGTTCAGCATGCTCGTCGGCCTGGGGCTTGCGAGCACCTCTCTCTACTCGGAGTCCGGAGAGATCGTGCGCAAGGGCATCTATCATCTCCTCTCGGCGAGCAGCGGCACCGGGCAGCAGAGCCTGTATGCCGCCCAGTGGACGAACGGCTTCGGCGATCTTGCGTTCGTGGCGATCCTGCTGGCGATGGCCTTCGGCGGCATGGCCTCATCCACGGCGGGCGGCATCAAGGCGTTCCGCATCGGCGTCACGGTCAAGGGGCTCATCTGGCGCGTGCGGCAGTCGTTGGCGCCGCAGAGCGCGATGATCAGCGGCTCCTACCACCACTTCTCCAAGGCGCCCATTAACGCCGAGATCCTCTCGAGCGCGTTCCTCATCACGTTGCTGTACACGTTCACATACATCACCGGGGGCATCATCGGGATGATGTACGGCTATGCGCCAGCCGAGGCGTTGTTCGAATCCATCTCGGCCACGGCGAACGTGGGGCTCTCCACGGGCGTGACGAGCCCTGCGATGCCCGTTGGGCTGAAGCTCGTGTATATCGTGCAGATGTGGGCCGGCCGGCTCGAGTTCCTGGCGCTCTTCACACTGGTGGCGAGCGCCATCGCGGCGATCCGGGACAGGAGGCGCAGCGCATGAGGCGTATGTGCGTCATGGCGATGCTGCTCCTTGTGACGTGCGCCTTTCCCGGCCTTGCGCACGCCTCCGAACCAGCAACGGTCTCCATCTCCGATCTCGTGTCCATGGAAAGCGGCCTGGACGGAGAGCGGGTGCGGTTCTCCGGCGAGGTGGTGAGCGAGCAGTTGCGCGGAGGGGACGGCCACGTCTGGCTGAACGTGCTCTCCGAGGGGATCGCCGTTGGCGTATGGCTTCCCAAGGCCGAGGCTGACAAGGTGACCGCCTTCGGCGATTGGGAGCAGGACGGCGACATGGTGGAGATCGTCGGCGTGCTCAACGAGGCGTGTGACCAGCATGGCGGCGACCTGGACATCCACGGGGAGAGCGTCACGGTCCTCACCGCCGGAACCCCCCGGGAGCACCCGGTGGCGTGGTGGAAGATCGTTCCCGGGCTCGCCGGGCTGGTGATCGCATATGTGGTGATGTGGCGCATGCGGCGCCGGGAGGAGCGGCCTTCATGACACAGGTGGTCCGCGGTTTCGCCAGCGACAACGCGTCCGGCGCCCATCCGTTGGTGATGGCGGCGATGTCCGAGGCCAACGCCGGGCATGTCCATGCGTATGGCGCGGACCCGTGGACCGAGCGGGCGCACGAACTCATGCGGCGGGAGTTCGGGTCGCAGGTGGAGACGTTCTTCGTGTTCAACGGCACCGGCGCCAACAGCACGGCGTTGCAGGCGCTGATCAGGTCATACGAAGCGGTCATCTGCCCCGCATCCGCGCATATCAACACCGACGAATGCGGCGCCCCCGAGCGGTTCACGGGAGGCAAGCTCCTTGCCGTGGACACGCCCGACGGCAAGCTCACCCCCGCGCTCATCGAGGGTTCGATCACCGGCGTCGGCTTCGAGCACACCAGCCAGCCCGCGGTGGTATCGATCACGCAGTCCACCGAGTACGGCACGGTGTATCGCCCCGACGAGCTCCGGGCGATCGCCGAGACCGCACGTTCCCACGGTCTGCGGCTGCACGTTGACGGCGCGCGGCTGTCAAACGCTGCGGCGGCGCTCGGCTGCTCGCTGGGAGAGGCGTGTGCGGGGGCCGACGTCCTGTCGTTCGGCGCCACCAAGAACGGGGCGGTGTTGGCCGAGTCGGTCGTGTTCTTCGACCCCGCGCTCGCGGACGGTTTCAAGTACGTGCGCAAGCAAAGCGCGCAACTGGCCTCCAAGATGCGCTACGTCTCGGCGCAGTACGTGGCCTTGCTCGAAGACGGACTCTGGCGGCGCAACGCCGAGAACGCCAACGCGATGGCGGCGCTGCTCGCCGACCGCGTACGCACCGTCCCCGGCGTGCGCATCACGCAGGCGGTTGACGCCAACGAGGTGTTCGCCATCTTGCCCCGGGAGGTCATAGGCCCGTTGGCCGAGAAGCACGACTTCTACGTTTGGGACGAGCGCGCCGACGAAGTCCGCTGGGTCACGAGCTGGGACACCACGACAGAGGACGTCGAGCGGTTCGCCGCGGCAGTGGCCGAGGCGTGCGCCGGCGTGGGGGCGTA
Coding sequences within:
- a CDS encoding Hsp20/alpha crystallin family protein; the encoded protein is MAIVRWDPFGEVLRMQRDMDRIFSRLGSAEVGGESVAWMPKVDVKRKDDDIVVRAELPGIDPADVDVEVTDGVLTIRGERKQEEKQEGEDWLVCESCYGSFERSLTIPDGVDPASITADYKDGILMVHVPKALEAARPKTTKIEIGSSAGAPELEGAQE
- a CDS encoding SpoIIE family protein phosphatase — encoded protein: MAATDLSAADMGVLTPGLWDPRRISMLLEGAPFPAALWSGSELRFTWMNTTFLDLLGEVRPRWDLLGMPVKGFLSDSRSASRFIDVAYTGHPITVPEYEFRSPWGEKSYWQLSYLPVPGRVSDPHNVLFFGVDVTATVRDRLESEEVARDLRRATGLIDVTVLSSLDAEDILQRVLVEATEALGADWGWLADREADAWVFRNVHGWPIEATGLRFTEDDLSLPGYAARIGRALAVSQSDAKRREEFELMLKHDIGGFALVPVKSRGDITAVMGFCWDADLAFGDAHQELLHKLELSLSLALENARQYAAERSLTRSLRSAFFTAPAAVEGFEMGHLYHAVSGSGHVGGDFYDVVPLPGSQIGVLIGDTAGHSIESAGLTALVKNAMRSEALHLPSPRSVISRANELVLRGAEPHEFVSAFFGTIDAVSGRMAYSLAGHPPAVVARTGEAPALLAQDGTALGTAGRTEYGDHETTLDMGDLLVLYTDGLLEARSPSGEPFGTERLLQAVHEHADESAEHIPESLFLKAFSFADGHLADDIAIVALRRTSAPGGIEQPRLDLGAAVA
- a CDS encoding zinc ribbon domain-containing protein, giving the protein MRCPNCQTEVRDGAAFCGSCGAAIPQGAPAGTEQPTAPMTPPAAAAPAGAAVDQAQAEYERQMAEYRAKQAEYERQKAAYDQQQAPYQQPTQVMPPAQGQPGYAQPGYVQPPPPPKKKTGLVIGIVAAVVVVLIGLVVGGILIARNLADDAIQDLEASIEQPVVEEATGEETEADAGGAAAPSGYATADEAVAAALAEDDAGDWVYQIYDEDGDTITYWAGPPNSEWVSEITVQRGPDGSWTVTGAAPLEFGGDVPMSAGDEAAFIVLEFLTAVQQDRAEDAHGFTVEPFSLDPASASYSNGELTAFEVLAVEEQSDGTVWVTTSETWYGNTESWSYYVVPTEIGYRISSLEPA
- a CDS encoding TrkH family potassium uptake protein; translated protein: MRAILHYTGMLVLALAAMMVIPFLVAVFSAEWDPALDYLCGAGVTAAVGALLAQAAPRGAPINRRDALLITALAWLAASLAGAVPLALSGHWGSYLDACFEAMSGITTSGLVLVQDLDHLANAHNVWRHLMQLMGGQGIVVAALTVALGVRGGGAMSLYMAEGRDERIMPNVLHTARFIWLVTAVYVALGIVSLTIVNLVSGMEPARSVLHAFCNTAACWDTGGFGPQSQNSLYYHSAVYEAITVILMIAGTFNFNLHAHIWRGERMEMFKNIEARTMAINTLVFSMLVGLGLASTSLYSESGEIVRKGIYHLLSASSGTGQQSLYAAQWTNGFGDLAFVAILLAMAFGGMASSTAGGIKAFRIGVTVKGLIWRVRQSLAPQSAMISGSYHHFSKAPINAEILSSAFLITLLYTFTYITGGIIGMMYGYAPAEALFESISATANVGLSTGVTSPAMPVGLKLVYIVQMWAGRLEFLALFTLVASAIAAIRDRRRSA
- a CDS encoding threonine aldolase family protein; this encodes MTQVVRGFASDNASGAHPLVMAAMSEANAGHVHAYGADPWTERAHELMRREFGSQVETFFVFNGTGANSTALQALIRSYEAVICPASAHINTDECGAPERFTGGKLLAVDTPDGKLTPALIEGSITGVGFEHTSQPAVVSITQSTEYGTVYRPDELRAIAETARSHGLRLHVDGARLSNAAAALGCSLGEACAGADVLSFGATKNGAVLAESVVFFDPALADGFKYVRKQSAQLASKMRYVSAQYVALLEDGLWRRNAENANAMAALLADRVRTVPGVRITQAVDANEVFAILPREVIGPLAEKHDFYVWDERADEVRWVTSWDTTTEDVERFAAAVAEACAGVGA